GCATTGCTGGCGACCGCGAAGCCGGCATTGCGCGGCATCACCACCAGCACGACGGGCAGATCATAGAGGATGTGAAGGCCCCTCAGCAGGTGCTCCACGCCATCGGCCTGCTCAGGCGAATCCAGCACATAGATGATTTCCGCGCGATCGCGGATCGCCGGGTCGGCGGCGAAAGCCCCGATCTGGAAGCGCAGGAAGTCGAGCACGCGATAAAGCGGCACCACGATGGAGACCTCGGGCGCAGCCACGCGCTCGCCGACGGCGATGACGCGCGGCGCCCCCACCTGCGCGACGAAATCATGCTGAATCGCCGCCAGCGCCGGGCCGAGGCAGCGCGCCAGCGCAGTATCCGTGAGGAATTGCGGCGGAATGGCCTTCAGAGCCCGCGAGCGCTTCTCGGAAAGATCCGCCGGCTGGGGCGCGGGCACGAGCATGTGGCGTTCGCCGGACTTCACCCGCAAGGCGAAGCGCGGCTGCAGCAGGTCCATACGCGCCGGCGCAAGGGCCGCGAAGCCCGTCACGGGAACCGTCTCGTCCCCCTGCCCCACCTGGCCGGAGAAGTCATGGCGGGCCTCGGTCAATGGCACGAGGGTTTCCCCGTCGATAAGGTCGAGGCCGGCGACGAGGCCCAGAGGATCACGCACCCAGCCGCCCGCCAGCAGGCCCGCAGAGGTGGCAAGCGCCAGATCGATCTCCGCCGAGGGCAGATGCGGGCCACCGGAGAGGGCGCGCGCCGGCAGTGGGGCTTGAAGCTGAAGTTCCACTGCCGCCGCGCGCGCCGCCTCCGAGCCTTGCGCCGCGACAGCGACGGCATATTCCCGCAACGCCGGATCGGCCTTGCCATTGGCGCGCCACCAACGGGCCAGCGAACCGAGATCGGCAGGCCATTCGAGACGGCGCACCGCGAGCCAGCCGCTCCCGGACAGCAGAACGAGGGTCTCCGGCTCCTGCTCCGCATTGCCCAGCGCCAGATAGAAGCGGCGCTGCCCGCGCCCGTCCGGCGCCCCGATGCGCGGCGCCGCCGGAAGGCGGGAGAAACGATTGGGAGAAATGCAGTGGAGCGCGGTGGGCGGAGCGACGCCGGCCGGCAACCCGCCCTCCACCAGCGCGGTCTCGCCATCGAGCCGCGCCACGGCCCGCATCACCGCGGGTTGGGCACTCGCCGCGCGGGCGAGTCCGTAAATGAGACGGGCATAGGCCCGGTTGCCGCGCAGGCGGAAGATGCTCGCCCACGTCTCGAGCAGCGTCGTGATGAGCGATACCCGCGCAACCGGCACGAGGCCAGCCAGCAGCGTCTCCACATCAACCGCGGGGATGTCGCGGGTGGGATCGACCCGGACTTCCACGCTCTGGCCCACGGCGCCGGCAAACAGGGAAAGAGACAGCGCCGCGTCCGGGCGGCGGAAGGCGAACAGGAGCCGCGTGCGGCCATCCTCGCGCAGCAGACGCAACGCGCCGAGGGGCGCCAGCGGTGCGCCGGACGAGGTTTCGAGCCGTCCCGAATTCCAGACCCGCGAGGGCGCGTCCCAGGCCAGCATCAGCACGCCACCGGAGAGCGCGAAGACCTGGGGGCCATCCGCTGCATCCGGCACCGGGCCGATGACGATGGGCGTAAAGACGTCGCGGGCGGGTTCGAGCATCGGCTGTCACCTCGGAAATGCGCCGGAAGGGCTGCCCGCGAGACGGGCTCGCGGGCAGCAGGAAACCGCGGGCGGGGGAAGACCCGGCGGTGTCTTGGCAAGCGGCGCGGAGCGGTGCGCCCCACGCCGGAGCATCAGTGCACGAGGAAGTAGGTGTTCGGGTGATCCTGAACGTCTTCCAGGCTCACGCCATGCAGCGTGACGGTGTCGCCGTTGCCGAGATCGATGACCGTATGGCCGCCCACCTCCGTGGCCCGCGCCGCCACGTCGTCGGCGCTCGTGATATCCGTGCCGTTGATCCCCTTCGAGATTTCGAGAAGATCGGTGCCGGCCTTGAAGTCCAGCACCACGTCGTTGCCGCCGCCGCCGGTGAAGACGAACAGGTCGCTGCCCGCGCCGCCTTGCAGCAGGTCGTTGCCCGCGCCGCCGTGCAGGATGTCGTCGCCCGCACCGCCGGAGAGGAAATCATCCCCCGCGCCACCGACCAGGGCATCGTCGCCAGCGCCGCCGAGAAGCGTATCGTTGCCCTCGCCGCCGGAGAGATAATCCGAGCCGGAGCCGCCGGAGAGGAAATCGTGGCCGGCGCCGCCGAACAGGGCGTCGTCTCCTGAGTTTCCGAACAACGAGTCGTCTCCGGCATCGCCGTAGAGGGTATCCGCGCCGTGTTCACCAAACACGAGGTCATGCCCATCGCCGGCGAGCACCGTGTCGTCGCCACCATGAGCGAAGATCACGTCGTGGAACCGGCTTCCGAGAAGCGTATCGTCGAATGCGCTTCCTTCGATGGTTGCCATGGCTGTCTCCGTCACTCCAAAGCACGCCCGATCCCGGACCGGCACTGGCCGTCAGGCGAAAGCGTGTCTGGCTCAAGTTGCAGAGGCGAATTCACAGGCCCGGTCACATGGCCGGCCTGATCCGCCCCCATGGGGGGACGCGGTCATCACGCCCTCGGAGGATACTTCCGTTTAAGGAACGCATCAGCTCCGATGCAGTGCATCATACGCAAGGGCATGACGGACAGGAAGACCAAAAAGTGATTTTCTTCAAGGAATATTATGGCCTTAGACTTGGCCATTCGCCCTTATTCAAAGACATATTCAGTAGTGTTTGATCTCAATTTGATTCAAATTTTGAAATTGCGAACATGAATATAGCGCAGCGCACGGCAGCCCGGTGCCGCCGCACGCTGCGCCGCATCAATTTTCGCGGAAGGCGCGGTTGAAGCTCTCGGTGACAGGACCGATGAGATAATCGATGGCCCGCCGGGGCTTGCGCACCGCCATCAGCTCCGCCGGCATGCCCGGATAGAGGCTCACGGTCGGGTGCTTCTCCAGCTCCGCCGCATCGATGGACGCCCGGATGACATAATAGGCGTTCTGCGAGTTTGGATCGATGGTCTGATCCGCCGCCACATAGATGATCTTTCCGTCAACAGGCGGAATCACCCGATGGTCATAAGCGGTGAGCCGCACCTGCGCCTTGCCGCCCACATGCACATTGACGATTTCCCGCGTGCCGAGCTTGGCTTCGACCACGAGTTGCTCCTTCTCCGGCACCACATCCATGATCGGCTGGCCGGCGGGGATCGCGCTTCCGGGCGTGCGGAACTGGATGTTGGCGATCACGCCATCCTGTGGCGCGCGGACGGTGAGCCGGTCCAGCACGTCCTTGGCGGAGGTGATCTGGTTCTCCACCTCCGCGAGCTGGAGCTGCGCGTCCTGGAGCTGGGTCGCCACATCGCTCTGCCAG
The Azorhizobium caulinodans ORS 571 genome window above contains:
- a CDS encoding glycosyltransferase, producing the protein MLEPARDVFTPIVIGPVPDAADGPQVFALSGGVLMLAWDAPSRVWNSGRLETSSGAPLAPLGALRLLREDGRTRLLFAFRRPDAALSLSLFAGAVGQSVEVRVDPTRDIPAVDVETLLAGLVPVARVSLITTLLETWASIFRLRGNRAYARLIYGLARAASAQPAVMRAVARLDGETALVEGGLPAGVAPPTALHCISPNRFSRLPAAPRIGAPDGRGQRRFYLALGNAEQEPETLVLLSGSGWLAVRRLEWPADLGSLARWWRANGKADPALREYAVAVAAQGSEAARAAAVELQLQAPLPARALSGGPHLPSAEIDLALATSAGLLAGGWVRDPLGLVAGLDLIDGETLVPLTEARHDFSGQVGQGDETVPVTGFAALAPARMDLLQPRFALRVKSGERHMLVPAPQPADLSEKRSRALKAIPPQFLTDTALARCLGPALAAIQHDFVAQVGAPRVIAVGERVAAPEVSIVVPLYRVLDFLRFQIGAFAADPAIRDRAEIIYVLDSPEQADGVEHLLRGLHILYDLPVVLVVMPRNAGFAVASNAGAREARGRVIAQVNSDVIPVASGWLSPLVAALAADSIGAVGPKLLFDDGSLQHAGMYFARGVRGQWLNHHYHKGMPRDYAPANVARAVPAVTGACVLMRRALYEAVGGFTEDYVIGDYEDSDLCLKVRAKGLAVRYVPQAELYHLERRSMRVSPDHGRGTASAYNAWLHAQRWSDTMSALMAETWTGDAA
- a CDS encoding calcium-binding protein; amino-acid sequence: MATIEGSAFDDTLLGSRFHDVIFAHGGDDTVLAGDGHDLVFGEHGADTLYGDAGDDSLFGNSGDDALFGGAGHDFLSGGSGSDYLSGGEGNDTLLGGAGDDALVGGAGDDFLSGGAGDDILHGGAGNDLLQGGAGSDLFVFTGGGGNDVVLDFKAGTDLLEISKGINGTDITSADDVAARATEVGGHTVIDLGNGDTVTLHGVSLEDVQDHPNTYFLVH